A single window of Thalassomonas viridans DNA harbors:
- a CDS encoding MipA/OmpV family protein — MRTLSKLSLFLPLFSGYVLSGYALANDYSAQEGDDDEFHFAVMALAHTQDSIYVGGERNNTILPLPEVYWRNFYFSQGQLGLTAIELEDFALDLSVGGDFIGDTDRGDSKQLKDMKDLDTAITANIDLSYMGEWGELSFGMAHDISNKHDGYSLSAGYGYRMMFGRWFVEPSVGVTYSSKDVVNYYYGVSEQDVTADRALYQADSAINYELGLSAGYMLSKQSMVMAFAQMEFFDDEITDSPIVDDDKSLGFGVAYRYSF; from the coding sequence ATGCGTACATTATCTAAATTATCATTATTCTTGCCCTTGTTTTCCGGTTATGTGCTTTCCGGCTATGCGCTGGCAAACGACTATAGCGCCCAGGAGGGCGATGACGACGAGTTTCATTTTGCCGTTATGGCACTGGCCCATACCCAGGACTCTATTTATGTCGGCGGTGAAAGAAACAATACCATCTTGCCTTTACCGGAAGTGTACTGGCGCAACTTTTATTTCAGCCAGGGGCAGCTGGGTTTAACCGCGATTGAGCTGGAGGATTTTGCCCTGGACTTAAGTGTCGGCGGTGATTTTATCGGCGACACCGACCGGGGCGACAGCAAACAGCTTAAAGATATGAAAGATCTGGATACCGCCATCACCGCCAATATCGATCTGAGTTACATGGGGGAGTGGGGAGAGCTTTCCTTCGGCATGGCGCATGACATCAGTAATAAACATGACGGTTACAGCCTGAGTGCCGGCTACGGCTACAGGATGATGTTCGGACGCTGGTTCGTGGAACCTTCCGTGGGAGTTACCTATTCCAGCAAGGACGTAGTGAATTACTATTACGGGGTCAGTGAACAGGATGTGACTGCCGACAGGGCGCTTTATCAGGCCGACAGTGCAATTAATTATGAACTGGGGTTAAGTGCGGGTTATATGCTCAGTAAACAAAGTATGGTGATGGCTTTTGCCCAGATGGAGTTTTTTGATGATGAAATTACCGACAGTCCGATTGTTGACGATGATAAATCCCTGGGGTTTGGTGTCGCTTACCGGTATAGCTTTTAA
- a CDS encoding MerR family transcriptional regulator, whose translation MFLIGEMARRTGVKVPTIRYYEKIALIESPHRSQGNQRLYRQQDLERLSFIRHARELGFTLEDIRELIALNHTRQQNCRQAHEIAQAQLEAVSARIGKLQQLQQELTRITALKDQGQSGSCRVIRALADHSLCHGEH comes from the coding sequence ATGTTTTTAATCGGTGAAATGGCGCGGCGCACCGGGGTTAAAGTCCCCACTATCCGCTACTATGAAAAAATCGCCTTAATCGAGTCCCCGCACAGATCTCAAGGGAACCAGAGGTTATACCGGCAACAGGATTTGGAACGCCTTTCTTTTATCCGCCATGCCCGGGAGCTGGGCTTTACCCTAGAAGATATCCGGGAATTGATCGCCTTAAACCACACCCGGCAACAAAACTGCCGTCAGGCCCATGAGATCGCACAAGCCCAGCTTGAGGCCGTAAGCGCACGCATAGGCAAATTGCAACAATTGCAGCAGGAGTTAACGCGGATCACCGCCCTTAAAGATCAGGGACAAAGCGGCAGCTGCCGGGTGATAAGGGCCCTGGCGGACCACAGTTTATGCCATGGGGAACATTAG
- a CDS encoding winged helix-turn-helix domain-containing protein translates to MENNTAAIAANFTVGDFTVHGSRNLIVSRGGEETAITPKMLAVLTELATHQGKTLSKEHLLMAVWGTLHTSDMVLSRAISDLRKVFGDSARRQAYIETVTKKGYRLKQEVNWRQEREQDVQAREPEKAGEYNPAVQQPFAAEPDRQGLSNKKLLLAIGLLVFVLLLAGIWRFTEQGKVADTRTEGQAAPTGPTLTYLTRDKNYERYLRYSPDGKMLAYTVSAVGQKGSQIRLHSLADDNITFLAGAPTAKAQTSLSYEAAPAFSPDGREIAYKHFTDSGCLIRAHNLLDGSKRGLAPCPHAKTQALDWSPEGRYLVTTVFNDIKKIEGLALVHAQTGDTRILSLPEHPASGYLWPRFSPDGNSIAVVNYQPNSHLWTLALVDVNSGAYSEVLATGEEVSQVLWDESGSALYYLLVNSSDDGIWKINLETKATEFIAGIQSSSLDFDEVTGQFACIARERQMNIWQSSLDAQGNRVAKPLFKNLPQSYYPSLSADNSKLAFVSTASDIDSLWLRSLDDNVNHLVFQAGAKEKLLEPAWSPDGRQLLISVLSQDASRMIVFDLELGNAVDFASENNVKMGQWSRDGARMYWYEEIDGVWQVMSEDLASGQRQSILSYPLSRFAVADKNNLHYQKIGTVKVHTRALDGSRTPADSMLLSLTGGYEWDAHGDVIYYMSPGFGPGEAGASETDKRQMLFKIDMASGESQALYAIDPLITLDSGRHLSVSSDGAMAFYTRMEKYHTEVALIGR, encoded by the coding sequence ATGGAAAATAACACAGCAGCCATAGCCGCAAATTTTACCGTGGGAGACTTTACCGTTCACGGCTCGCGTAACCTTATTGTCAGCCGGGGTGGAGAAGAAACCGCCATTACTCCGAAAATGCTGGCGGTATTAACCGAACTCGCCACTCATCAAGGCAAGACCCTTTCGAAAGAGCATTTGCTGATGGCGGTGTGGGGCACGCTGCATACATCAGACATGGTGCTCAGCCGGGCGATCTCGGACTTGCGCAAGGTCTTCGGAGACTCGGCGCGCCGGCAAGCCTATATCGAAACCGTGACCAAAAAGGGTTACCGTCTTAAACAGGAAGTAAACTGGCGGCAGGAGAGGGAACAGGATGTACAGGCCAGGGAACCGGAAAAAGCTGGGGAATACAACCCGGCAGTGCAGCAGCCATTTGCGGCGGAGCCCGACAGGCAGGGTTTAAGCAATAAAAAGTTACTGCTGGCTATAGGTTTGCTTGTTTTTGTCTTGCTGCTTGCCGGCATCTGGCGGTTTACGGAACAAGGCAAGGTTGCGGACACCAGAACCGAAGGGCAAGCGGCGCCAACCGGACCAACATTAACCTACCTCACCCGGGATAAAAATTATGAACGTTACCTGAGGTATAGCCCTGACGGGAAAATGCTGGCTTATACTGTCAGTGCCGTCGGGCAGAAAGGCAGCCAGATCAGACTGCATTCGCTGGCAGACGATAACATCACCTTCCTCGCAGGAGCGCCAACAGCTAAGGCACAGACGTCATTATCCTATGAAGCAGCGCCGGCGTTTTCACCGGACGGCAGGGAAATCGCCTATAAACATTTTACTGACTCCGGCTGCCTGATCCGGGCGCATAATCTACTCGACGGCAGCAAACGCGGACTGGCTCCCTGTCCCCATGCAAAAACCCAGGCATTAGACTGGTCCCCCGAGGGTAGGTATCTGGTGACCACGGTTTTTAATGACATCAAAAAAATAGAAGGGTTGGCACTGGTGCATGCACAAACCGGCGATACCCGTATTCTGTCGCTGCCGGAGCATCCGGCTTCCGGTTACCTGTGGCCGCGCTTTTCACCGGACGGCAATAGCATAGCCGTGGTCAACTATCAGCCCAACAGCCATTTATGGACTTTAGCCCTGGTGGATGTTAACTCCGGAGCCTATAGCGAGGTACTGGCGACGGGAGAGGAAGTGAGCCAGGTGCTCTGGGATGAAAGCGGAAGCGCACTGTATTACCTGCTGGTTAACAGTAGCGATGACGGCATCTGGAAAATCAATCTGGAGACTAAAGCTACGGAATTTATTGCCGGGATCCAAAGCAGCAGCCTGGATTTTGATGAAGTCACCGGGCAGTTTGCCTGTATTGCCCGGGAGCGCCAGATGAATATCTGGCAGTCATCTTTGGACGCCCAGGGCAACAGGGTTGCCAAGCCTCTATTTAAAAATCTGCCGCAAAGCTACTATCCCAGTTTGTCGGCGGATAATAGCAAGCTGGCGTTTGTCTCCACCGCTTCGGATATAGATTCCCTGTGGCTGCGCTCCCTTGACGATAATGTCAATCACCTGGTCTTTCAGGCGGGTGCAAAAGAAAAGTTGCTGGAGCCGGCCTGGTCGCCGGATGGCAGGCAGCTGTTGATCAGTGTCCTGAGCCAGGACGCCAGCCGTATGATAGTGTTTGATTTGGAGCTGGGTAATGCCGTCGATTTTGCCAGCGAAAATAATGTCAAAATGGGTCAATGGTCTCGGGACGGCGCCAGGATGTACTGGTATGAAGAAATTGACGGTGTCTGGCAGGTGATGTCGGAAGATCTGGCTTCAGGCCAGAGGCAAAGCATCTTGAGTTATCCGCTTTCCCGCTTTGCCGTTGCCGATAAAAATAACCTGCATTATCAGAAGATAGGTACGGTGAAAGTGCATACCCGCGCCCTGGACGGCTCCCGGACACCGGCAGATAGCATGTTGTTGTCATTAACCGGCGGTTATGAGTGGGATGCCCACGGCGATGTGATCTACTATATGTCACCCGGCTTTGGGCCGGGTGAAGCTGGCGCATCCGAAACGGATAAGCGGCAAATGCTGTTTAAAATAGATATGGCCAGCGGAGAGTCCCAGGCGTTATATGCAATAGATCCCCTGATCACGCTTGATTCGGGACGGCATCTAAGTGTCAGCAGTGACGGCGCCATGGCTTTTTATACCAGGATGGAGAAATACCATACCGAGGTGGCGCTGATCGGCCGTTAA
- a CDS encoding Ig-like domain-containing protein encodes MQQHKNLIRKCALAIAMTFSSASMAADYSEFAVMPTASNDGLSFDAGGNLYVSHAGTFGNAGLSGTSVRKISPDGVISDAATGLSGPIGNRFDSAGNMYVANYNTGEITKVAPDGASSTFAQLGNASGIIINAQDELFVSSYNESVIYKISPDGESELWLTGEGLNGPVGIDLDEDGNLYVGNYNDGRVFKITGDKTITELAPAPDYIGHLAYANHMVYTTALSQDLIYQIPVTGGDAVQLEGSAEGGFSFPNGITASPDGSRLYVSNFENDRIILIENFVPAASDDMVTTQQDTPLVIDILANDLDHGVALDLASVNIITAPRNGRVTVDETSGSITYTPYTMFSGTDSLAYSVSNTNGASSNKARVDITITPVASQTNTNSSGSSGGSFGLSLLWLLFLLPGRKLFSSLKSR; translated from the coding sequence ATGCAGCAACACAAAAACCTGATCAGAAAATGCGCCTTAGCCATAGCCATGACTTTTTCCTCTGCGAGTATGGCGGCTGACTACAGTGAATTTGCTGTGATGCCGACGGCCAGCAACGACGGGCTGAGTTTCGATGCCGGTGGCAACCTGTACGTTTCTCATGCCGGTACTTTCGGCAATGCCGGTTTGTCCGGCACCAGCGTGCGTAAAATCAGCCCCGACGGCGTAATCTCGGATGCCGCCACCGGGCTGTCGGGACCGATAGGCAACAGGTTCGATTCTGCCGGCAATATGTATGTCGCCAACTACAATACCGGTGAAATTACTAAAGTTGCTCCGGACGGCGCCAGCTCAACCTTTGCCCAACTGGGTAATGCCAGCGGCATCATAATTAATGCACAGGATGAGCTTTTTGTTTCCAGTTACAACGAAAGTGTGATCTACAAGATCAGCCCGGACGGCGAAAGCGAACTCTGGCTGACGGGAGAAGGGCTGAACGGCCCTGTGGGCATAGATCTGGACGAGGACGGCAACCTCTATGTCGGCAATTACAACGACGGCCGGGTATTTAAAATAACAGGCGATAAAACCATTACCGAGCTGGCACCGGCCCCCGATTATATCGGCCATCTTGCGTATGCCAATCATATGGTTTACACCACCGCCCTTAGCCAGGATCTGATTTACCAAATCCCGGTTACCGGGGGCGATGCCGTACAGCTGGAAGGCTCGGCCGAAGGCGGCTTCAGTTTTCCCAACGGCATTACCGCCAGCCCGGACGGCAGCCGCCTTTATGTCTCCAATTTCGAAAATGACCGCATCATACTGATTGAAAACTTTGTCCCGGCGGCAAGCGATGACATGGTAACGACCCAACAGGATACCCCGCTGGTGATAGATATATTGGCCAATGATCTCGACCACGGCGTGGCCCTGGATCTGGCCTCAGTTAATATCATCACCGCCCCCCGAAATGGCCGGGTCACAGTCGACGAGACCAGCGGCAGCATCACCTATACCCCCTATACCATGTTCAGCGGCACAGACAGCCTGGCTTACAGCGTCAGCAATACCAACGGCGCCAGCTCCAATAAGGCCAGGGTAGATATCACCATAACACCGGTTGCAAGCCAAACGAATACAAACTCTTCCGGCAGCAGCGGCGGCTCATTCGGCCTTTCTCTGCTATGGCTGCTGTTCCTGCTGCCGGGGCGGAAATTATTTTCTTCCCTGAAAAGCCGCTAA
- a CDS encoding GbsR/MarR family transcriptional regulator, which yields MSPIIHSLVMHFGEMGSRWGLNRTLGQMYALIVLTEKPLNADEISTELNISRSNVSMGLKELKSWNLIKLSHIPGDRKEYFSAPKDVWEIARNLMMERRKREVDPTLSALRDVLLEAPANEQEEYAQQRVKQMHDLIEMLTIWTDELQNMSNDKVAALLKLGSGLSKLLDVKERLLPGKNNKE from the coding sequence ATGTCACCAATTATTCATTCCCTGGTTATGCATTTTGGCGAAATGGGCTCCCGCTGGGGCTTAAACCGTACCTTAGGCCAGATGTATGCCCTGATCGTCTTAACCGAAAAGCCCCTCAACGCCGATGAAATCAGCACTGAACTCAATATTTCCCGCTCCAATGTCAGCATGGGACTTAAAGAGCTCAAGTCCTGGAACCTGATCAAACTCAGCCATATTCCCGGCGATCGTAAAGAATATTTCAGCGCGCCCAAAGATGTCTGGGAAATCGCCCGCAACCTGATGATGGAACGCCGCAAAAGGGAAGTAGATCCCACCCTGAGCGCACTGCGCGATGTCCTGCTGGAAGCCCCTGCCAACGAGCAGGAAGAATACGCCCAGCAAAGGGTTAAGCAGATGCACGATCTTATCGAGATGCTGACCATATGGACGGACGAACTGCAAAACATGTCCAACGACAAAGTGGCCGCCCTGCTCAAGTTAGGCAGCGGCCTGAGCAAGTTGCTGGACGTAAAAGAGCGCCTGCTGCCGGGAAAAAACAATAAGGAATAG
- a CDS encoding cytochrome ubiquinol oxidase subunit I translates to MIEVVSDSLASNLMLSRIQFAANISFHILFPSINIALCWFLLFFKVRYRQTGKETWMRVYRFWVKIFALTFALGVVSGITMSFQFGTNWPGYMETVGNIAGPLLGYEVLTAFFLEATFLSVMLFGIGRVSDRVHTLATLVVAFGTTMSAFWIIALDSWMQTPVGYKMIDGVAHATDWWQIIFNPSMPYRLTHMLLASGLTAAFFIAGVSAYRLLQGDPKPAPRLALKVSSTVAMILIPLQIFVGDLHGLNTLKHQPAKVAAMEGLWHSESHVPLVLFALIDEEEKTNHWALEIPSLASLILTHKTDGYIRGLNEFSGEHPPVAPVFYGFRVMVATGMLMLLTAALLVYYQYFNAGAAQGRQHPPRWLLKLTLVMTFSGWLATLAGWYVTEIGRQPYLVTGVLKTSDAVTSVPSGHIALSLALYLAVYAVLIVAYIRTLFVMAKRAIALENDQDKTQGPKKGSQEKSQPTVREKLTQDKLTGEQDYAAY, encoded by the coding sequence ATGATTGAAGTAGTCAGTGACTCCCTGGCAAGCAACCTGATGTTGTCCCGCATCCAGTTTGCCGCCAATATCAGTTTTCATATTTTATTCCCCAGCATCAACATAGCCCTGTGCTGGTTTCTGCTATTTTTCAAGGTGCGCTACCGGCAAACCGGCAAAGAAACCTGGATGCGGGTTTACCGTTTCTGGGTCAAGATTTTTGCCCTGACCTTTGCCCTAGGGGTGGTCAGCGGCATTACCATGAGCTTTCAGTTCGGCACCAACTGGCCCGGTTATATGGAAACTGTGGGCAATATCGCCGGCCCCCTGCTCGGTTACGAGGTACTGACGGCGTTTTTCCTGGAGGCGACCTTCTTATCCGTGATGCTCTTCGGTATAGGCCGGGTCTCTGACCGGGTCCACACCCTGGCCACCTTAGTGGTTGCCTTCGGCACCACTATGTCTGCCTTTTGGATCATCGCCTTAGACTCCTGGATGCAAACGCCTGTCGGTTATAAAATGATCGATGGCGTTGCCCATGCCACCGACTGGTGGCAGATAATTTTCAATCCTTCCATGCCCTATCGCCTGACGCATATGTTGTTGGCTTCCGGGTTAACCGCCGCCTTTTTTATCGCCGGTGTCAGCGCCTACCGCTTATTGCAGGGGGATCCTAAGCCAGCCCCCAGGCTTGCGCTAAAAGTTTCATCAACCGTAGCTATGATACTGATCCCGCTGCAAATCTTTGTCGGCGATCTGCACGGGTTAAATACCCTGAAACACCAGCCCGCAAAAGTGGCCGCCATGGAGGGTCTATGGCACAGCGAAAGCCATGTGCCTTTGGTATTGTTTGCCCTGATTGACGAAGAGGAAAAAACCAACCACTGGGCACTGGAGATCCCCAGCCTCGCCAGTTTGATTTTGACCCATAAGACCGACGGCTATATCCGGGGCCTGAATGAATTCAGCGGCGAACATCCGCCGGTAGCCCCGGTATTTTACGGCTTTCGGGTAATGGTAGCCACGGGCATGCTGATGCTGCTTACCGCCGCCTTGCTGGTGTATTACCAATACTTTAACGCCGGTGCCGCTCAGGGACGCCAGCATCCCCCCCGCTGGCTGCTGAAACTCACCCTGGTTATGACGTTTTCCGGCTGGCTTGCCACCCTGGCGGGTTGGTATGTTACCGAAATCGGCCGCCAGCCCTACCTGGTCACCGGGGTATTAAAAACCAGTGACGCCGTCACCTCGGTTCCTTCGGGCCATATCGCCCTGTCGCTGGCCTTGTACCTGGCGGTATACGCCGTACTCATTGTCGCCTATATCAGAACCTTGTTCGTAATGGCGAAAAGGGCCATCGCCCTGGAAAACGACCAGGATAAGACCCAGGGCCCGAAAAAAGGTTCACAAGAGAAAAGTCAGCCGACTGTTCGGGAAAAATTAACTCAGGACAAATTAACGGGAGAGCAAGATTATGCCGCTTATTGA
- a CDS encoding cytochrome d ubiquinol oxidase subunit II has translation MPLIENDWLPLAFVILMALSFLIYAVLDGYDLGVGVLLPMQDQEQRDTMISSIGPFWDANETWLVLAIGLLLIAFPQAHSIVLQHLYLPVSFMLLGLILRGVAFDFRTKAASKNKKSWDLTFKAGSLLATLMQGYMLGRYVMGFSDSGAGYAFAALSAVCVTAGYCYIGSAWLVMKTTGKLQQKAANWCFYSALLTALGIVAVCLANLFISPEIFDKWLGMPQIFIFLPLPLLFVVIFSVSCFYLSKVPHPEDNGCWLPFAGAVLVFILCFAGLAYSYFPYIVWQELTIWQAASARESLQFIFYGAVVVLPTIVAYTIFSYKVFWGKASKLNYY, from the coding sequence ATGCCGCTTATTGAAAATGACTGGTTGCCCCTGGCCTTCGTGATCTTAATGGCCCTTTCCTTTCTGATTTATGCCGTGCTCGACGGCTACGATCTCGGAGTCGGTGTCTTACTGCCGATGCAGGATCAGGAACAACGGGATACCATGATCTCCTCCATCGGCCCCTTCTGGGATGCCAATGAAACCTGGCTGGTGCTGGCCATAGGTTTGCTGCTGATCGCTTTTCCCCAGGCTCATTCCATCGTGTTGCAGCACTTATATCTGCCGGTTTCCTTTATGCTGCTCGGCCTGATCCTCAGGGGGGTCGCCTTTGACTTTCGTACCAAGGCCGCCAGCAAAAACAAGAAAAGCTGGGATTTGACCTTTAAAGCCGGCAGCCTGCTCGCCACCCTGATGCAGGGATATATGCTCGGCCGTTATGTCATGGGCTTTAGCGACTCAGGGGCCGGTTATGCCTTTGCCGCCCTCAGCGCCGTCTGTGTCACAGCCGGTTACTGTTATATCGGCAGCGCCTGGCTGGTCATGAAAACCACGGGCAAATTACAGCAAAAAGCCGCAAACTGGTGTTTCTACAGCGCCCTGCTGACGGCTTTGGGCATTGTCGCCGTCTGTCTGGCCAACCTTTTTATCAGTCCGGAAATTTTCGATAAATGGCTGGGCATGCCGCAAATCTTTATTTTCCTGCCGCTGCCGTTATTATTTGTGGTGATTTTCAGCGTCAGCTGTTTCTACCTGAGCAAGGTGCCCCATCCGGAAGATAACGGCTGCTGGCTGCCTTTCGCCGGCGCCGTGCTGGTTTTTATCCTGTGTTTTGCCGGCCTGGCATACAGCTATTTCCCTTATATTGTCTGGCAGGAACTTACCATATGGCAGGCGGCCAGCGCCCGGGAATCCTTGCAGTTTATTTTTTACGGCGCAGTCGTGGTGCTGCCCACCATAGTCGCCTACACCATTTTTTCCTATAAGGTGTTTTGGGGAAAGGCCAGCAAATTAAACTATTACTAA